Genomic DNA from Stigmatopora argus isolate UIUO_Sarg chromosome 13, RoL_Sarg_1.0, whole genome shotgun sequence:
ATTTGTGGTTTGCAATTACCACACTATTTATCAACGTCAGTTGTAAAAATGTCCCACTGCTGTGCGgcccatccccaaaacatgccttaACTGGAAGCAACATTCTTTGGGCGGTCGGTCCCTTCCCCCAAACTTTCCGAAGCCAGAGGGAAGGTTTTCTTGCAATCAGCTGACGTACAAAAAGCACAAAGCCAGAGTGACTTGTTGGATGTTTTCAGAACTTTGATTGCTTTCTGCTACCATTGcaaattttttttaagcctgCTGGATTGTCCAAAAAGTGCAGAATTGGCAGTGATGGGTagcaaaggggggaaaaaagttcacatttttgggaggtaATAGCAGGAAGTGCTCTCTGAGGACTGTTTTAATCAATAGAATGTATTCTTGTGATATTTCTAAATGCTGTTTTGTATCAACAATGCAAAACAATGATGCTTAGATATCATTCTTTTTTATGTTagtgttttctttttgcaaTATATTGATTGTCACATTGTATTTTGTTGGGAgttgatacattttttaataaggtAGAATATTCTATTTTATCAGCATCATttgcaaaatgtcaaaaattgaaGCATAATCCACAGAAATGTTTAACAACCGCCAATCAGATTTAACGATGTGTTGTTTAAAATTTAATGTCATCTAAACTACACTTGTTTCTTAGAGAAATATAATATATCTTTAACATGTCCATCCCAATGGAAATAATCTAtattaaattgaaaaagaatTTGCTCTAATATGGaatattacagaaaaaaagtaaaacttcAACATTTGACATATGTTTCAGTATCCAATCAAATGCAAGTATCATAAAATACCCACCCTTCCTCATTACAACCCACAATCATGTATGAAACCatctttttaatccagttactAGCAGTTTGAAAACTATGGGCACACTTTGGTTAaatctgaaatatttttaaataaaatactgctGGAAACCAACAGTAAACCATCATATTTTTGTCATACcgattacattcatttttttttttttactgggaggggCCACTCCAACCAAAAATAGACTCCACAGCAGAGATTAATGCAATTTTTTAGATTCGAGGTTAACTTCATGGTAGCAACAAAACTCCCATTCTAGGCCAAAAGCAAAAAGAACCCTTTGTTTAAAAGTCACAGCTGTTCACTTTCCTCAAATTACATAACGGAACTGTCATCACTTAACCTTTCAGCCAGTAAAATTCCACACCACTGATCATTTACACAATTTTATTTTGCATATTCAACAAACGTGGATTCCAGATTTACaaagactgaaaaaaaacccaaaacatttCTGTGGAAGCATTTCCAGGCACGGTCGAGTGTGCTTAACATAAAAAAAGGTCTGCTTCCACTCTTCCTCCCCCTGAAGTTGCCAccacaaaaatcaaaataaaaagacaaaaaaagactggACCGTGGACCCCTGCGAACAAGCCATTCTCCTCAGCTGTgcccaaaaaaaagatgttgGCATCCAAGTgtcggtggtggtggtggtggcattTGGCCAGCCGTTGCAGGTGAAGTTCACTCGAAGGGCTTGTGGAATGTACAGCGCGTCTTCTCGGTCATTATGCAGTCTTCTCCTGCTCGATGGCTGCAAAACAACAATTTTATCAGGCAAATTTTAATCGTCGGTGGATCAAAAATGAGGCGCTAAGCTTACTTTCTTTGGTTGGCAGTGTGTTCTTCTCTTGCGTGTCCGTCTTCTTCAGTTTGGTTTTGTCAAATTTGGTGACTTCGTCGACACTGGGTTTGTCAGACATGTTGGcgtagacttaaaaaaaaaagagaaccaACACAAAAACTGTTTGTTTGATGACTGAACAAGCATAGTTAGAACAAGAAAGAGTGAAAGTggagcacaaagagacaaagaaaAGGCAGTCAGGCAGCATGTGACCCAACCAAGACGCTTGGCTCAAACGTGCAGACAAGGAACCAACGCCCTTTTTTTTGCAAGCTTCTCGAGATCCAAGCCCCCCCAAAAGACCACCCTCACATCGTCAAATACTATATTTCAAGACTATTTAGCAGGCTCCTCTCCTGCTTTAAGAATTTTAGGGCTAGCTTTTCATTTCATCAAAGTAGCCTCTTGCCTGATCAGCACGAATGTCGGGACAACGTTCAAAATGGGAGCTaaaaagaccattttttttcttcaaaagaagacccgtggaggaaaaaaataagacaatatCTCCTTACCAGCTGCTGGCGATGCAACGAGACGAGACAGACGTCAATTCGGAGTTGGAGAAGTGGCATCGACTTCCGCGAGTAGCCGTTAAGTATGATGCTGTATGCAAATGAGATGTGACGTCATCACGTGTCTCGAtgtttacatcttttttttatttatttagattttttatttctgtattcACACAATTACCGAACGAAATGTGGGGTGCGCAACGATGTGTATTGCAGGGCATttattcacaataaaataataataatcgtcaTATCTCTCTCATTTTTTGATCGTGGGGATTTCCATCTTATTCTCAGAGGATTTAACTGTGCTCGCTCCCGCTGCAGAAAAGGAAATGTTTTACTTCCAACTATTCTTAGTGGATGGAAGAGCAGTTTTAGCTTCCCAAACACTTTAACAATGGAGAACGTAACAACAGCGTCTCACCGTGGACGCGTTATGTAACGGCAACGTTACATCTTGCTGTTTGTGTGTAGAAAACCAAGTCAGACATTcaattcctttcaaaatattcatttcagTGTCAAAATATTCCAATCTTAGAGGCCATTTGTCCCAAAAATTCTTTGGCCACCTACATTTAAAAACGTTCCATTTTCATCTCGtcttaaaacagtttttttccctctgaaatgacatttgccttgattcaCTTTTCGGTTAGTAACATGGGGTTCATCTCCAAACACAGGCACACATGCCATTTTTGTTCACTCCACATCTTTAACCTTAACCAAAACACAAAAGGCATTTCTTCATTGTGACTGTAACGCCGATGGACTGCATTTGCaaagcatttaaaaagaatttcAAGCCTATTCCAGACTTCTAGATGTCACATAACTTTCCCCCCCATTATTTTGGATCATAAAGGGCGTAGACTTAACCTACTTTCATTTATTCAAGACCGTAATGTGGTTGTTAAAGTGTCCTCGTCAAAGATAAAGAATAGCGGATCATTGAGACCATCGTTGTAATTTATCTAAGAAGTCCTAGATAGTCCATCCCCGCCACGGATTTGCGTGGTCACCTATTGGTGAAGTAACCGGTGTAGGTTTTGCTGTACATGACCTGATTGTCCACCCGAATGACATTCCTCAGGTTCTGCCAAAACCAAGGCTCGGCGGCCGGCGTCTTGGGCCACTCCACCACGCTGCGGCCGCACAGCCTCCGCCGAAGCCGCAGCAAGTAGGAGCGCTGCATGACGGGCTCCAGCATCAGCAGCACGATCACGTCCACGTTCTCATCCAGCAGCCGCTGATGGGCCAGGTACATGGCCAGGCGGAAGACGCCGGTCTTCACGTAGCCCTCGGTCAAGACAAACATGGTCTTCCTGCTGCGTTGGATGCTGCGGAGCAGATTGTCCACCAGGGGCACGCCGGGCGACCAGTCCCTTACCTCCAGACACAGAGGTAAGCAGTTTTCCCCACTCTCCTCCAGCTGCACCCTCAGGTTCCTCAAGACCCAGTCGGAAACCTGCGGGTCTGTGGTATCGTAGGTCACGAAGACCTCGTAGGAGTTGTCGTCCGATTTCAGGGAGCGGTAGCCCCTCAATTTGGCCTTGACGTAAAGTAGGAGATAGGACGCGTCCCAGTAGAACAAGTGCGCGCTGATGGCGGTCAGCATGAAGATGCAAACCAGGGAACTGGTCACCACGCAGAGCCAGAAGGCCAGGCTTCCGTTCACGCACTGGTTGATGTCAAAGTAGATGAGTACGCGGTTGGTCGGCTTCCCGGTCTCGTCGCACGTCACGTCCGTGGTCAGGTGGGGGATGTGCACGGCGCTGGTCTCGATCCACAGAATGAAGTCCAGCATGTGACAGGTACACTGAAAGGGGTTATGGCCCAGGAGCAAGTTTTTGATGGGACTGTCGGGGCTGGTCAGGAAGGTGGATTGGTTGATCAGGCTCAGTTTGTTGTAGCTCAGAGAAAGCGTCAGAAGGCTCCTGGCGCCTCGCAGGAAGCCGTCGTCCAATTGGGAGATCTGGTTGTGGCTCAGGTCCAGGTCCAGCAAGGTGTCGGTCGCGTTGAAGTTCATGCCCGTCACGTCGGCGATCTGGTTGAAACTCAGGTCCAGGATCTGAAGTCGCGCGAAATGGTTCAGCTTGTCCCATCGGAACCCCTTGAGCAAGTTGTTACTCAAGCGCAACATGGTCAGGTTCCGCGGCAGGAAGTGGTAGACCTCGTCGGGAAGCTTGGTGATGCGGTTGTCCGATATGTCCAAGATGGTCAGATTGGTTAGATCGCTGAAGAGTTTCAGGTACGAGGTATCCCTCACTTTCCACATGTTTCCCAGCAGGTTGCTTCGGAATTGGAGTTCGGACAGAGATTCGCTGTGCATGTGCTTGGTGGTCAACGTGGAAATGGCGTTGTGGCTCATGTTTAGCACCCTCAGGACCGGCAGGTTTCGAAGGAAGTGCAGGTTGTGCGTCACGCCGAAGGAGCGGAAGTAGTGCGAGTTGTAACTGATGTCCAGCACTTGCAGGTCCTGGAGCTCCTTGAAGGCGTCGTCGTAGGCCAGGTCCACCTTGTTGTAGGACAAGTCCAGATAGGTCAGCGTGGGGATGGAGGTGAACTCCGTGCCGTTGAGCGCCTGCGAGAAGCCGTTCCCCGAGAGGTTGAGGCAGGTGATGTTCAGGTAGCCCTCGAACTGCTCCGGGCTGATGAAGAAAAGGCTGTTGGCGTTGAGGCTCAGCACGCGGCCCGAATCGTAGCACTCTTGCTTGACGAAGCTGTGCGTGATCTCAAAGTACTGGGGGTGGTGGTTGGCGAGCGCCCACGGCCATCGGGATGGCTCCCCGGACGGCGCCGAGACGCCCACCTTGGTCGGGAACAGGCGGTTCTCCGCCAGGTACGTCAACCTCAGGTTTGGGAACTTGCTGAAGACTTTGGAATCCGAGTAAATGATGAAGTTGGTCCCCAAGTTGAGCGCCGAGAGGTTTTTCAGCTCGTACAGAGGTTGGAGCGAGTCGCTGGCGATTTCCCGGAAGACCAAACCCTCCAAGTGCAACGTTTGCAGCGACTTCAGGCGCGAGAAATTCCCGGAGAGTTTTAAAGTTTGGGGGTAGAGCTGCATTAGAAAGTTGAAGGACAAATCGATTTTTTCCAACTTGGGCAGCAACGTCAGAAATCCCGCCTCCCCGGTGATTTCTCCATGTAACAGGTTAAACGAGACGAACAACTCTGTCAGTTGGGTCAGGTTCCGGAACCAGGACGGGTTAACGCTGGTCAGCGAGTTCCCTCCCAGACTCAGAGCTCTCAGCTGCGTGAGACTTTGAAAGGCGTCCGGATGGATGGCCAGAGAATAGTTTTTGCAAGGGACGCAGGGGTAGGGGGCGTTGCTGCACCTGGGACAGTTCCCTTGCATTTTCAGGACTTTCAGTTTGTCCATGCCGCGAAAGTCCTTTTCCGAGATGTACTGGATGTGGTTGCTCTCCAACCTTAGCACGTGCAACGACAAGGGCAGGCCTTTAGGGACCTCGGTGAGGTTGTTGTAGCCCAAGTCCAGTTTCTCCAACCGTCTCAGGGCCCCAAAAGTGCCCTCTGCGATTTGCAGGTGTTTCCCGCAGGGGTTCCAGTAGTAGCAGTTCTTGGAGAGCAATAGCGTATTGACTTTTCGCAGTCTGGCAAAGTTGTTTTTATTCAGCGACACAATCTTGTTGCTGGTCAAGTCCACAAAGTCCAAACCCAGAGGCAGCAGGGCGGGCACCGCCGCCAGGTGGTCGCCGCTCAGCTTCAGCACGCGCAGTCTGCTCAAATTTTTGAAGGTGTTGTGGTCTACCTGGACAAATTGATTCTTGTTTACCCAGCTCAAGTCGATTTCGGTGAGATTGGAGAGGCCGGAAAAGGAATCGGATTTGATATGGTTGATGTTGTTTTCCGACAATCTAAGCACGGTGGCGTTGGTGGTGATGCCGTGCGGTACGTTTTCCAATTTTCGCTCCACGCAGTCGTATATGATGCTGTTATTGCGGACTTCGACGGCGCAGGGGAACTTGGGTAGCATCCAATCGGGTTTGCTGGCAGTGGCAGCaggccaaaaacaaacacacagcaGTAGAACTTGTGCCCAACGCGTGTCAGGCTGTGGACGGACAACAAAACAAAGTCAGTCAAATAATCGGACTCCAAAATTACGGCTAAACGAGAATACACAACTCTTGGTCCAAAAAGTTTCGCACTCTTTCCCATTCAACTGAATGGTGAAAAGTATGAAGAGTCGCTATTTATGTAGTACCAATTACGTCCAGCAGTTAGCCGTAgtgcttttcattttatttctcgtTGTTTTTCGGAGGGAACGAATGACCCATCCCGCCTCGTAATTAGCAACGAGACAACCACGACGACAATGTCCCCACAAGTccaaacataaaaaagaaaatatacattCTTAACCTTTTAacctatccaatccaatgtttgGCTGTGATGAAAACAACAGCGCTTCTTTTATAACTGAGCTGGAATCACTAGCAAACACAGCAATTGTGGCATAACTAGAGGCGGAGCCCTTAAATCTATCTATATATTGCTTAAATGTGGCCATTTGCTCACACgtttttaaacatttagaaAGTAAACTTAGCTGGAGTTTGCGTTAGATTGACTCGTGCCTTTGGTCGCATTGTTGTGATGACTTTGGAATGAGAGCTAAACTTTTAAAATCTCAGTACATAAACAAATGTCCTTATTTAAGTAACCAACaggtgtaaatgttttttttaatttaaaggaACAAACTCCTTGAGTCAGAAACTTGAATTTCTTGTTGTGCGTGCGACACAAAAAGGATGCGGTGGGTCGTACGAAGTTATGAAAGTCAAGAATCGGCATTCTTGAGTTTCACAACTTCATGGTTTGCAGTCTCAGGGATATGTAATCAAGTTTTAGCTTAATTCCCGAGGCGAAATTTCTTAAATAAACGTCTAAAATTGTTCACGTGGAAAAAAGGCGTTGGCAAATGTCGTTTTGAGCTGGAAAATGTCATACGGTAGAGAAGTTTGAATCTGCGACACTCACCATTGTGGATGCTGCACTTATTCCTTTGGATTCACAAATGCTTTATTGACTATAAATTGGGAAAAGTTGTCTTTGCATTCGTTGTTTTCTGTCGAAAAACCTCCTATAAAAAACAGCTGCGCAGCTCCATCAGGCTTGAAAAACAAAGTCTCAGACAGAAATAGACAATAATTGCAGAAGTACATCACTTCCCTGTTTCATTAAAAGTTGAACAAATATGAAGAGTAATTTCTGCTTTATAGGCAGACACAAAAGGCATTCATGCAAcgacaatgtcgtttttttcccaattttaaacCCTAATACTTTGAAATGTACcggcctttttttttacaacgtcACTTTGTATCGCTTGCAGTTTTCGATGGATACAAGATTAAAAATCCAAAACAGCAACCTCGGCCCATTGctgcccttattaatgatttcaattccccttattaagcgataaaaataggttacaaatattccgaaaatgttgTCCCAAGTGGACACGGTgtccaatcagtcggtgcagtAAATTCAAGATACTGGATGACGataacagcttgactgtctggatacattgcttgctgacacgctataagTATATAGTGAAAAGTGCATATGTGAAAGTGGAATCATGCTTAAGGCATGACAATATTATTATGAtaatgttttcgtctgctaccagtgaccgagacgatccgaatTACAGCCAAAATGGGTGAAATCAGATCGGTTTCCCCAAAAACGTgctaaaaaaatcccgtacaaaagttgttatacagcacacacaatttgaaatgatcaaaaaacgttaCAAAAATTCAGAAAAAACGTACAAGTCGACAGGTATGACAATGTAGTCccgaaagtgaaaaaaatggagaggCAGCCCAAAGACAAATGGTGGGATTCCGGTCAAACCGGTCTTATTTACAAGGTCTCTTTAAAAAGGTTATTGTATTGCTTGTGGCTTTCGGTGGCTAAAACGCTCCTCACGCTAAACCAGAAGTAGGGCTGAGCCCGAGGGTTGGCGGGCCACTGGAGAACCGAGCGTTTGTACAAGCGCTTCCGCAGTCGCAGGTACTTGGAGTTGCAAGGCACGTCCTCCAAGAGGATCAGCACGATCACGTCGTTTTTTTCGTCCATCAGCCTCTGGTGGGCCATGTAGAAAGCCGTCTTAAAGTTGCCGCTCCGGATGTAGTCGTTGGTGAGGACGAAGACGGTCCTCTTGCTCTCGTGGATGCTCCGCGCCAGGTTGTCGATCAGCGGGTGTCCCGGGATCCAGTCCCGGTCCTCCAGACACAAGGCCAACCGCCGATCGCCCCGTTCCTCCAGGTGGACGCACATTTCGCCGGCCACCCACTCCGTCACGGCGGCGTCGTCTTTGTCGTACAAGACGAAGGCGTCGTAGAGGGAGTCCCGGGAGGGCAACGGGCGGTAGCCCTTGAGCTTGGCCCGGCAGAAGTGGTAGATGTACCAGACGTCCCACAGGAAGAGGTGACTGGAGATGCAGAGGACGAGCGAGACCAGGACCAGGGACGAGTTGACCGCGAAGAGAACGGCGGACAAGCCGCCGTGCTGACAGGCCAGCAGGTCCACCGAGATCACGGCTCGACCCCTCTGCGTCTCCGGGGCGGCGCAGGTCACCTGGGTGGCCAGATTGGGGATGAACACCTTGGTGCCGTTGAGCCACCGGACGAATAGCGTGACGTTGCAGGTGCACACAAAGTCGTTGTGGTCCAAAAGTAGCATTTCCATCCGATCCACCACGTCGTCCGGGAAGCTGGATTCCTCGATGTGTCGGATGCGGTTGAAGCTCACGTCCAGGTACTTGAAGTCGTACGCCTCGGCCAGAAAATTCGGGCTGATGCTCAG
This window encodes:
- the tmsb4x gene encoding thymosin beta-4 — encoded protein: MSDKPSVDEVTKFDKTKLKKTDTQEKNTLPTKETIEQEKTA
- the LOC144087468 gene encoding toll-like receptor 8, whose product is MLPKFPCAVEVRNNSIIYDCVERKLENVPHGITTNATVLRLSENNINHIKSDSFSGLSNLTEIDLSWVNKNQFVQVDHNTFKNLSRLRVLKLSGDHLAAVPALLPLGLDFVDLTSNKIVSLNKNNFARLRKVNTLLLSKNCYYWNPCGKHLQIAEGTFGALRRLEKLDLGYNNLTEVPKGLPLSLHVLRLESNHIQYISEKDFRGMDKLKVLKMQGNCPRCSNAPYPCVPCKNYSLAIHPDAFQSLTQLRALSLGGNSLTSVNPSWFRNLTQLTELFVSFNLLHGEITGEAGFLTLLPKLEKIDLSFNFLMQLYPQTLKLSGNFSRLKSLQTLHLEGLVFREIASDSLQPLYELKNLSALNLGTNFIIYSDSKVFSKFPNLRLTYLAENRLFPTKVGVSAPSGEPSRWPWALANHHPQYFEITHSFVKQECYDSGRVLSLNANSLFFISPEQFEGYLNITCLNLSGNGFSQALNGTEFTSIPTLTYLDLSYNKVDLAYDDAFKELQDLQVLDISYNSHYFRSFGVTHNLHFLRNLPVLRVLNMSHNAISTLTTKHMHSESLSELQFRSNLLGNMWKVRDTSYLKLFSDLTNLTILDISDNRITKLPDEVYHFLPRNLTMLRLSNNLLKGFRWDKLNHFARLQILDLSFNQIADVTGMNFNATDTLLDLDLSHNQISQLDDGFLRGARSLLTLSLSYNKLSLINQSTFLTSPDSPIKNLLLGHNPFQCTCHMLDFILWIETSAVHIPHLTTDVTCDETGKPTNRVLIYFDINQCVNGSLAFWLCVVTSSLVCIFMLTAISAHLFYWDASYLLLYVKAKLRGYRSLKSDDNSYEVFVTYDTTDPQVSDWVLRNLRVQLEESGENCLPLCLEVRDWSPGVPLVDNLLRSIQRSRKTMFVLTEGYVKTGVFRLAMYLAHQRLLDENVDVIVLLMLEPVMQRSYLLRLRRRLCGRSVVEWPKTPAAEPWFWQNLRNVIRVDNQVMYSKTYTGYFTNRQFGQVSAGKQAGVCRYGRRLDCCYGWKRNPRGQCEAQCEPPCKHGECVGPNKCKCFLGYAGKTCNQDWNECGLIPRPCEHRCMNTHGSYKCYCLNGYTLMPDGSCANSRTCSLAHCQYGCEEVDGEIRCLCPSGGLQLAPDERTCVDIDECATGSNLCPYDRQCVNTFGSYFCKCRHGYDLKYVQGKYDCVDVDECASGGNKCSAQAVCLNTAGSYKCKCKSGFRGNGFECSAIPDSQLSPGLLDVPFGNEDIRNIIPEPVETPPPRLHMQPFDYDGEVYVDEPTAVTPVEELPEDEGDEDNLLNPRGDVFVSEDFESVFGPARGVQELGTTHHQEEFIMDCNFDQGACEWVQDKADDMDWTVAYHSRGGEYYMSMSGLHGEPEDVAKLKLLLSDRTQQGSFCLTFSYRVVGRNVGTLRVLLDNNSYPVWEQRHSRKQEWQTELLTVAWKEEAPQSIIFEAERGRALAGEIGLDNVVLTSGPCQDDDSPGF